Within the Beduinella massiliensis genome, the region ATAGCGATACCATGCCCGGAAACCCATTTCGCGGATGCGCTCGCTGTCGCGCACGCCGCCGTCGATGATCGCGCCCCGGCAGCCCATGACGATGGACTGCGCGCTCATCATTTCTCCGTATTCAGCCTGTCCCTGCACGCCGCTGCAATCCCATACGGGAACGCAGTCCTCGTAGTAACCGCCCATGTACGCAGCGCGAACCCGCATCTCCTCGTCGAGCGGAATTTTTTCGTGCCAGGGCGCGCCCTTGACCGTATAGGCGAAACCGCACAGCTTCTGTCCTGGAACAACCGGCTTCAGATACGTGGGAAGCGTGCAGTTCGCGATGCCGTGCGCGTTCATCGTGTCGAACACGATGGCGCTGTGCAGATTTTTTTCGTAGCGGGCGATGAGCTCCTTTGGAGCGATGGGAAAAGATGAATGCTGCATAAATACCTCCTTTGAAGTCAGAGAGCCTCAGCTTTCGAGCTCCTGAACGCTATGGAACGGCAATTCGCTGCGAAGCGCGAGGATTTGCGCCCACTGCTCGGGGTAGATCATGTGATCGAGGGCCTC harbors:
- a CDS encoding RraA family protein produces the protein MQHSSFPIAPKELIARYEKNLHSAIVFDTMNAHGIANCTLPTYLKPVVPGQKLCGFAYTVKGAPWHEKIPLDEEMRVRAAYMGGYYEDCVPVWDCSGVQGQAEYGEMMSAQSIVMGCRGAIIDGGVRDSERIREMGFRAWYRYTTPTPMIHFKILAWEIPIQIGDVLIRPGDVLFGDCDGVVRVPREMAYDILVEAELKVQEEKGWRHVIAEKITPQKALERGVLF